TCGGAAGTAGTTAGTTACTTTGTACTGATGAAGAAGTACTGCAATTCGATTTAGATTTCCAATACGTTAGTGTGTAGAAAACCTTGAAAAATgtaagtagaaaaaaaaattacctaatagTATCAGACAAGTAGCGTCAGGTGACATCGGTAAATAAAAATCTCTTACTTCGAAAAAAACTTCAAGATGATTTTTTAGTAATTCTTGAAACACACTGCACTTTTTAACCGTATCTATgccaattttcataaatataacttgaaaagttTTCGAttaattttcatgttatttgTATGTGTGTCACGATAAAAATTAATAGGCACGAGTAATCCTTTGTACATCTCTAAATATTCAGATAATACATATAATCTTTACCTGAACCTATTGCATTTAATACAATTAACAAATACagttacaaataattataacaaaattataagataaattttaataataataggagTTTAGACCCAATTCGCTGATCAATCATGGATAAGTCTGTAAGTATTAACACGAGGATGCCAATAAGAAAATACGTTCCAAAACGCAGCTTATACAAGGGTAAAGAATctcctaaaaataaaataaagataaaggcTCTCGAAAATCAAAATGCCGAGCGTGCACCACTTTAACCCTTCCGATGTAATTGACGTCAGGTATTCATTGACATCTGCGCTCCGCTCCGTCCGCTGGATACGTGCGGAATTCATAATAGCAGTTGTTTCCTTTTCCTTTCATTACGAAGGGTTGAAGCTGTGTTCAAATGTGTGTGAAATTCCTAACTGACTCATTGGTCTAGTGGGCCAATGTGACTTCGTATCATGCAGTTCTAGGTCGGGTTAcaaaatctctctctctctctcatctCTTGAAAGCCAGAATACCGAGTTTGCACCACTTTAACCCTTCCGACGTAATTGACGTCAGGTATTCATTGATATCTGCGCTCCGTTCCGTCCGCTGGATACGTGCGGAATTCATAATAGCAGTTGTTTCCTTTTCCTTTCATAACGAAAGGTTGAAGCTGTGAAATTCCTGACTCATTGGTCTAGTGGGCCAATGTGACTTCGTATCATGTAGTTCTAGGTTCGGCTACAAAATCTCTCTTTCATCTCTTGAAAGCCAGAATGCCGAGCGTGCACTTTAACCCTTCCGATGTAATTGATGTCAGGTATTCATTGACATCTGCACTCCGTTCCGTCCGCTGGATACGTGCGGAATTCATAGCAGTTGTTTCCTTTTCCTTTCATAACGAAGGGCTAAAGCTGTAAAATTCCTGACTCATTGGTCTAGTGGGCCAATGTGAATTCGTATCATGTAGTTCTAGGTCGGGCTATtaaatctctctctctctcatccCTTGAAAGCTAGAATGCCCAACGTGCACCACTTTAACCCTTCCGACGTAATTGACGTCAGGTATTCATTGACATCTGCACTCCGTTCCGTCCGCTGGATACGTGCGGAATTCATAATATCAGTTGTTTCCTTTTCCTTTCAATACGAAAGGTTGAAGCTATGCTGTCTTAACTGACTCGTTAGTCCAATGGGCCTTTGTGGTTTCGGAACATATTGTGGTCTATGGTCGGGCGAGGAAAGATATGCTTTTctttaaattaagaaattaataatcatcatcatcttcattaacaACTCTCCTATCAGAAtcagaagggttaggctaatagtttaCCACTCTGGCAcgaagcggattggcagacttaggtacacacttttttttttttattattttttacaagttagcccttgactacaatctcacctgatggtaagtgatgatgcagtctaagatggaagcgggctaacttgttaggaggaggatgaaaatccacacccctttcggtttctacacagcatcgtaccggaacgctaaatcgcttggcggtacgtctttgccggtagggtggtaactagccacggccgaggcctcccaccagccagacctggacaaattaagaaaatctcaatatgcccagccggggatcgaacccaggacctccaggacacgtagagaataaaaaaaatctcaggtgtgcaagtttcctcacgatgtttttctttcaccatttgagagacgtgatttttagtttcttaataataattgttataccTATTAATTACAACCTTTAATTACTTAACACATTCACTGcttaagatattattaaaataattaggcagaaaccaaatttttttaaggcgtattttgattaagtatataggtatgtttaaaaatatggatgaaagtatattgttattattatttttttaataaaaaataacctttttcgGATCCGAGTGTTAGGCACATAGCGCGCCAGGTGCCGGTCACTCGGATCCGAGCGTAAGGGACAGCAATGGTTGGAATGGAACTACTCCACAGAtttcgataattcttttacattttaaatgctaTATTATCCCTAAGTAACATAGGGATAtagatagtaaataaaatataatgcgcatttgaataattatttattgaggaagacaTTCATAAATCTGAgcgatacaataatatttatcaaaaatcaaatcaaagccATACAATCAAAAGTATCAGtacgtaataattataagtttaattgaaaacttGTCACAGAATAAAGGTGAGTCACTCACATAAAGGTacaaaggaataaaaaatattctgaaaattttaaCCACATAggtaacaaaacaataaaatttaatgaaaacaattatGAATGTGCTAGGCAGAAACATTTTGTACAGAAACCTGGAGAACCTTCACATTGCTTACATTCATAAATTGTTTGCACCCTTTTTTTCTGTGATTTGCAACCTTTGCATTCTTTTCGGACCACTTCGATAGTTTGTTTCGTGACTCTTCCTACTGTCTTAACTCTCGTCCGGgtcttttctatttttgtgaGTTCGTGTTTCACTTTCAAAACATTGCGTCGATTTACATCATTAGGATCAGGTAAAAGCTTCTCCAGTATCTTCATACGGAAATCATATAGATTTAATTTGTCATTCGCCGAAAATGTATTGTACAAGTGCAATGCATTAGTAAGGCTCATTTGCAGCATATGCACAAACAGCTTCTTGTACCAACGCAGCGTCTTCCTTTGGACTGGATAGTATGCCAACATCTGATCTTGAAGATCAACACCCgacataaaattattgtaatgaacgaTTGCCATTGGTTTCACTACTATAGATCCTCTTTTGGAAGTAGTCTCCATCATCTCACTACCGTGTTCTGTAGAAATATACAGAACGTATCGCTTATCCCTCCATTTTCCGACATGAACGCCGTTCAAGAACAAGGATTTGTTTTCTCCCTTTTCCAGTGAAACAGAGCCAATTTCGACGGGATTATCTTTCCTGTTTTTTCTTAACGTTCCTGTGCAGTATGTCTGTCGATCTAGCAATTTCACAGCCAGGCCataagaattataataattatccatGTATACATGATGGCCACAGTCCAGTCTCTCTTCTAGTAGTTTGAAGACAATCTTACTACTATGTCCTTGCCCTGATGTCTCATCATTAGCACCGGCGTAAACTTGAAATTTCAAGACCGTACCATCTGGTTCTGCTAAAACATAGAGTTTAATGCCATATTTATgccgtttgttttttatatattgtcggAACAGCAACCGACCGCGCCACAATACCATGGACTCATCCAATGATAGCTCTTTACCTGGACAGtaaatagttttcattttattgttaaaatgatCCATGAATGGTCGGATTTTATTGAGACGGTCTTCTTCACTGGTTACAGACGTAAAGTGTAGGCAtcgtaaaataagtaaaaaacgaTTTCGTGACATGAATTGTCCGAAGCAtggaatattaaacaaatagtgTCGTTTCCAATAATCACTTAAACGGTTTAGTCGAATTGTTCCTGTGTGAAGAAGGAGTCCTAAAAATGTCAGCAGTTCTTCCTTTGTTAAATCTTTccaagattttattctggagttTTGTTTGACGTTTTGTGCATTACCGACTCTTATTGCGTTCGCGTTGGTCTCGCGAACTATAAGATCTAACAACTCGTCATCAATCATTAGTCGGAATGCTTCGTAAGGATCAGTTGGAGGCGGCACTAAGAGTTCCTGTTCCTTAGTAAACTCTAAGCTTTTCATGGAGCTTGGATCACTGCTCCAGGTGGTAGTGGCTCCTTGACCAGAGGGTGAGTTATTGGGTGATAGATAAAAATCATCGGGTAAGTCTGGAGTACGACTTCCAGATCTCCGAACAGCCATAATTGATGGAGAGACGTCATCACGTTCTGGCGAAAGGTTGGGGGTGATCGCATCGGATCTCAGAAGAGATACGCTAGGTGTTGAACTGGTAGGGTTAATTGGTATATCCGGCAAAAAATCTCCATAGTCCTGTACGATATTCGGCGATGTAGGACGGCAGTCAATTTCAGAATTGAATTCAAAGCTACCGTCTCCATCAAATTCCAGTAGTCGAGGCGCTGACTTCGATGCTGAGGAACTATTTAGATCTGGTAACTTCAACGATTGAGTAGAATTATTACGCGTGGGGCCATCCCTAAATGAAGGTCTTAATCGCTTACATTGAATGATAGCCCTTCCATCTGACTCACATAAACCACGTTTTGATGCAGATGAACTTGAAGGTTGAGGTGGTGGTACACAGCTGACTGTCTTTGAGGCAGGtgacctttaaataaaattaaatggaattaagtacaatttactgttattattgagttcaatcaatttaatttcataataaatatttttaagcattttttgaTGGTAACTACACCTCTTTGAGACGGTTCAAAGCAATGAGGAATTTGGCTTTTGAGGCTTAGTGATTAAAGTGTCAAGGATGGAATCCTGAAGgaacgggttcgattcccactcgGAGATTTCATTTTCCacattgttttcaaatatttattgtcatgcGTTCATAACATCATTAGTTAGTCATACCTTGAAGGTTGAGCTAGTGGTATATGGCTTGTCGTCTTTGGGGCAGATGACCTTGAAGGTTGAGCTGGTGGTACACGGCTGGTCGTCTTTTGCTTCAGTCTAGTATCAAAGATACTATCATCACTGCCGCAACTAGAAGAGTCCTCTGAACTTGAAGAGTCTTCATCAGCTCTTTGAGAATACACATCCTCATCACTATAGTCAGACTCATAGTCATCACTTTGCCGACGCTTTTTTCTAGAACTACTCGTAGATTTACTTCCAGACGGTCCAGCCTTATTGTCCATTTTAGTGCAAAAATAGCTTTGATACGATCGTGTGTAAAAGTCACAATTACACTGTTATAATGAAACCAATACGCGTTTTCGTAAGTTGAATATGTTTCAGAGCGGTCGCGCAAACCAACATAAACTCACCTCAAACGCCGGCGGCTTACTGACTACTACAAAATGCACAGGCCGGTCACTCGGATCCGAGTGCGCGGCACCGCTACTATCCCCCCTCCCAACTCGGATCCGAGTAGTGAGCACTAAATGTGTTAATTTATCATCTAGGTTAAACTAGTAAAAGACGTCAATCCACTAGATTTCACCACTGTTCAATTTCGAGAGAGTTTTCATGGCGGCCGTAAGTAAATACCCCAATCTAGGAGCACCTTGCATCCAGCCTTTCAAAAAGAAAATGCgaaaggaaaataaaattgcaaaaataATCACACACagtgtatttattttcaaaaatattgaagtaaGATATTTTCGATACATATTCAACCAGCGAACGAATGTACACACTTTGTGATCATCGCAAAGTACGTTCTCTGCGTCAAAGAATTTCCTCTCGAGTCTGCGGTAACTGAGCACGGGAAATATAATAAGCATGAGATATTCATAGGAATCTTTTGTcaagcaaaatattaaaattttctatttcGCCGATTCAATATTCGAGAGCTagtaatatttttcaacaatattatgttattagatATTGTTGACTACTctcttatttagttattttcagATTCTATATAACTTTAACAGGATTTATTTTGTAGAATCGGGAACATTGGAATAATTCCATTCATAGAAGTTCATGGGATATAAACATCAgtattttcagaaaataattaatgaaataatctttattatacaCCACATGAGAAATAATTActcgtaaaaataaataaacaaatcagTAACCAATATACAATTGATACTTTATCTGTTCCAAACAaccaataatttaaaataataaaaaagaaaaaaagtaaatgGAATAGGTAAAGTACACAgacatatttatatacataaatataatatctatgAAATATACATACAGATATAACAAACTTACTTACAAAATACATGATTACAGAATGTAAAAACAAGACTCATGtcaatcactagctgacgccgataGATACTAGATACTATATAGCCTATCGctttcctcggtaaatgggctatctaacactgaaagattttgtcaaatcgaaccagtagtttttgagattaacgcgttcaatcaaacaaacaatcaaactcttcagctttataatattagtatagatatcaagATATAAGTAATATTTGAATATGTTAGAAATCAAACAGTAATTAAAATACTAGATACAACatcaaattgattttaaatctatactaatattataaagctgaagaatttgtatgtttgattgaacgcgataatcataggaactactggtcctatttgaaaagttcttttagtgttagatagcccatttatcgaggaaggcaataggctatatattatccccgttttcccacgggaacgagaactacgcgggtgaaacatcatagcgtcagctagtctttttataaaaccaaaaatgcatttaaaatcTACCGAACAGGACAAAATTgcatttaagtaatttatttttgccTAAAAGTTGTCTCCTACTGTCGATTTGTAGCAATAAATAGCTTCAGCTGGGAGATAAGGCGGCTTCCAGTTAAATTTATGAGCGAATTTCGCTTTAAGCGGTAAAGAGTTAAAGGCTGTATATTTTTGTGACTGCTTTTTGTAAGTCACTTTTCTCTCGCTTTCAATTTAATTCTAGCTCAATTGCTTTGGAAGCAGTTTTAAAaggcaataattttttttttgatcggATAGTTGTTTTCTATTCACCTACTTCAATTCgaaaatattactaaaactatttatgaggttctgattttatttttacttataatttatttattagtgatgtTAAGTCGTCCatcccggtcattattattaaatcttatAAACATCACATTTTATGATCAACCCACATTAGAATCGTTTTTCTAATGATGGTAagcttaataaaaaattatttggtGCTAAAGACTGACTACTCTTAGTCGCTCTTTAGCACCAAATACTCTACTACCCTATTGGTCTAGCTATTATAGAGGTCAAAGGTAATGAAGatgattgtattattttttcgttttcatTGCTAGCTTTTGTTCtctattatgtaaaaaaatatatgtaaaaaataatatgtaattaccTCAATCAATTCAATCTGTTccaaacttttaaatttgtttaagcTTAAGCCTCAAtcgctcaacggtaagagcggtcggactcatcaccgaggagtggtgattcgatccccgcctcgttggtctattgtcgtactcactcctagcacagtctttcccgactagttggaggggaatgggaatattggttatattataaaagagatggctaatattcttaaaaaaaaaattgtcaaagtttaaaagttaacaaaaatatagTCAGACACGTTTTTGATTTGTCgggtataaaatacaatatcaagcactgcgccacggcgtgcaaaaaataaaaaaaaaaactgacataTTTCTCTAACAAAGCTAAGTTAATAATTCTTAATTTCTCtaaatatcaaaacaaaatgGTGAAAGCTTCCAAGCTGGCGCagacactacaattttattaagCTAGTTAGCTAACAGTGATAATTCCGTTGGGGCCGCGTTCGCAAAAATGATTAAGCCGGTGAATCCCGCCGCCGCAAACTTGTTCGACGCCCGTGCCGCTGACATCTGCTCTTTTTTACTTGCTGTTGCTTTATTTCTCGGTTTGAGTTGATCGCACATTGCCGCAAAACCGTATCTCTTTCAGTCAATTTCCTTTTCAGGATTCCTGCTGCCTGTCCGCGAATGATTTAGGAATCCGTTTGTAAGTTATTAAggttttaagagctaatttttgttagagttgTTAGTAAGCAAGATGTATTTGACGTAATGGCACCAAATGGCTCAGATAATTTGTAGACCATTTTGGTGGACAGCGTTTTCGGACgtttaataataagtataatttaaaatttaaatttaagactatttaagtctcgaaaattttaatatttttttactattcaaTAGAATGAAATATGAACAATTAAAGATGGTTTCAAAAAGTGTCAAATACTCTAAATTTAAAGTATTGAAtcgaaatgggaatattggtcacattgaAAAGATATGGCagatgtattttaaaaacgacTTATAATCCAAACGCTTGTTAGTTTGAGAGTTGGAACGAAACTAGTCCAATGTTGTCTCTAGATCCCTCCAATTTAAGTTCGGTCTCTTAACCGTTGCGCTAATTGCTAATGTGCATCTACCGTTCTCGATAAAAAGAGAGACTGAAAGTTTCACTAATAACGTATCAGACTGAAATTGTTGTAAAACCACTTGCTCGCTTGCTTTTGCGGTTCTTACGGCAATGTGTAAACAGCTTTACACCTTTTATTTAACGTCGAAGTTTCTCTGTGCGACCCTTAGTTTTCACgataaaattttctaaaattatttagcTTCATTTACTTCGAGAAATTTCTGTTGGTAATTTTGTTACTTTAGTTGGAACAAGGCTATTTCTTGTAGACTCATATTgcaatttcttttattacaCAATTAGTTGAAAATCTTTGGTTGGTGGTTTATAACATATAGTCATATAGTCAAAAGGGTTTTTCCTGAACGTTTAATTAGTAGTCCATAGTGGATTATCTGGTTAGTTCgtcaatccatactaatattagaggtaaagtttgtgtgttgtTGTCGgtataatctctggatcaacgGAACcgaattagattttttttaccactataaagccacattatttgcgactgtcataggttatattttatcccagtattcacACGAAAACGGAACTACGCTGGTAAACCGCAGGGCTAGTGTAATATGTAACTATTAGATAACTATATTCTTTTCTATATTCTTAAAAGAAATGAAGCTAGTAGTTAGCGTACAATTAACTTAAGCTGTTTCCTGTTCTTTCATCCgcgtaatttgttttttttcttaggaCCGTTCTCAAAGAAAAAAAGCCTGTACAATATGTGTCTCTAAGCTAAGATTAGCCTACAACAGGAATCTATTAGGTAGTTTTCGTTATTCgttacgaataaaaaaaagagaaaaaaaatgttagacGCCAAGGCAAAATTCCTGGACCAAATCcatctattttttaaaaaaagctcgTATTTTATAGTCTGATCCAAGGATATCACGAAACTAACCACTGTACCAACGAGGGATATACCTGCAGCTTACGTAACAATAGaagttatgtatttatatacacTTATCTGGattcatgaaaaataaaatgcacCACGTTAACTCCGTGTGGGTGTTTTAAAAAGCAGAATATACAGGGCAGCTTGGTCCGCCGACATTTTTAACTCTCTCCAGGGAGACATACGCCGATTTACTGTGCGAGTACTAAAAAAAGCATTCTGAATTTTGTTAACATAGCCGCATGCTGCCAGGTAATTGTCAATTGTTTTTCAGGAgactttcaaaattcaaattttggTACAGTTGTATTACTGAAATCTGGGCGACTGAGGTgcgtcggtatttttttttatttttcattttaatttttttttaaactttttacccgacagcaagaagggttatgtttttcgcgtatcttgtatatacgtatgtaatattctttattaccttttaTCTGGCGCTGCATGTTTATCTTAAATACGTAAGTACGTATGTAcgtacgtgatagcccagtggatgtaacctctgcctccgattccggagggcgaaggttcgaatccggtccgggacatgcacctccaatttttcagttgtgtgcattataagatattaaatatcacgtgtctcaaacggtgaaggaaaacatcgtgaggaaacctgcacaccagagaattttcttaattctctgcgtgtgtgaagtctgctgtgtggtggactattggcctaacccctctcattctgagaggagactcgagctcagcagtgagccgaatatgggttgataataatgatgaaatgtacgtacgtaagtgtgtatgtttggtCCTCCTTTGTGCTGCAGCTAATAaaacgaattagctgaaatttggaatggtaaaaTCAATGGtgcctgcgggatttgtgataaactgaatatTGCTACGCGAGTAATATATATTGCTACCAAAGCTCCAAGACTGCTACGGTCTGGTGTGGTAGAAGCATAAACTGtcaaattttcagctttcataaaaagagatccattattatattataagcctTACATTTGATTTCACTGTCACGACAGAGTTTCCACAACCTTGGTACTGTAATCCTTAAGCTAATTTCACTTTCAATGTTTGTTCAAAAACCGCATAAACACGAAATACACGAAACGCGTAACTCTTATTCCACTAAGCATAAAGGCTAAATTTCAATACATGATACAATTTAATCTGTGAATTTGCGCAATACGGGCAGTTAGCACGTGGATTTTTATGTGAGCATAAAATTTCACTTTGAGTTACGCGTATACGTAGCTTAGGGATCTTAAGCTTGGATTACATGGAACTAGAAAATACTTGGAAcaattagtataaatattatactttcGAAAAAATGCTGTTGGTGATAGAATCTCATTAGAAATCATTGTAACGGGATTCGTCAACGAtgagtttaatattaataaactggTTCAGGCCTGTTAAAATAtcaaactatttaaatattataatctaaattataaaataaggtaaTGTTAAAAGCTAAGCTTAATTTAGctagaattaagtaaatttaaatttgtgtaATTTGTTAATCACTAACggattcaataaataaaatataaatgggaTAAAAAATCAAAGAGCTTTAAAGCCCTTTCGAATACCATCTCTGTCATTTTATTTTgagtttcaaaatcaaaattggaCCACTTCAGTGATGAGTCCACACTTATGTAGTCCCGCCCTTATGCTTCCGAAAAAGCGGGTCGTTATCGAATAAAACGGGTGTGTATGGCGTTGGCTACAATTCGGTTCGTTGATTCCCCTCATTTCGTATGCCACAGTCGTCACATTGGGGCGCGAATCGTGTCGGGAGGCTTTTGTTTGGCTTTTCCTTTCACaacgattttcttaattatctaaagTAAATCATTGTAAACGCATTGCGTGTTTGTCAGTGCGCTCCGTTTTAACCTCGAGGTCAATACATGAGtcctaaatttttattttgtctgtttgtgGCATCGTAGCTTTTAAAGTAACATATGTTAACCCCAAATGCATATACCATATACCATAAGTCGAATTAAGACGAATTTAGCGGCATTAGCCAGACATGGCCTCTCTAGAaatgcagctagttctatattagaacgagtatccgaAGCTGCTCTAAtgggatcttaccaaatttggctagggagggagaacaacacgagcagagaacggggagtgttgatcgatcgtcaaggaattccttaaccctacgttctgtagtcacaagttcaggactctgctcggatgcaatggacccggcacccgcacggtgaatccatggaatgctaagatattcgtatcaACATTTCCTAGAGTTAAGAATAACCATGAGATTATTTGTCATACGAAATCTTGCAATTCATACGAAAATGTTGGAATTAGGTATACGTAGTTTCTGTGTGCGAATTTGCACCGATccccaaattttaatttttagcaaAAATTGTGTTGATTGTATAATCGTATTTGTCAGTAAATACAacataaaggagatggtccatttcaggttcactcttgtaccccgtatcatcaaaatttaaaaaatactataattttattaaaatttaatagactgaataaatataactaaataaaaagaaataaataaaataaaaacccaagtttttgaattaaatcaagatggcgcccatatgACAacctatgacatgacaattgacagcaaaagTCAAAttgactactgcattgaaaacgtcatcaatccgccattattacccatattagtgttgcatttcttgggagagaatgaatattatttcgaaagaattaaagtaaattcgtagatttgtataatcaaaaatagtgaaaaaaaatattttcttttatttccgccagggtacaatgactgatcctgggctccatacaattttggaccatctccttttaaacTTAAACAAAAATTGTGATGATTCTGTCAAGCATGTATAATCGTATTTGTCAGTAAATAGAACATAAATTTTTCCAACAGAAAACATGagtttctttttaaaatgttgTGATACTTACCTACTTGACTAACTTTCTTTCCGGCTTATGTCCAAAGttgctactttttatttattcttaagaCGACTGCTAaagtataaaacttaattttattagcaGAGACTTTGTCTAAGTATCCAAAACTCTGTTTTACTTGTCCAACATTGAGCTTTGTAAACTTTTGGTTACAAAGtactttgtttgtttaataCATTGA
The Bicyclus anynana chromosome 21, ilBicAnyn1.1, whole genome shotgun sequence genome window above contains:
- the LOC128199255 gene encoding piggyBac transposable element-derived protein 4-like, with the protein product MDNKAGPSGSKSTSSSRKKRRQSDDYESDYSDEDVYSQRADEDSSSSEDSSSCGSDDSIFDTRLKQKTTSRVPPAQPSRSSAPKTTSHIPLAQPSRSPASKTVSCVPPPQPSSSSASKRGLCESDGRAIIQCKRLRPSFRDGPTRNNSTQSLKLPDLNSSSASKSAPRLLEFDGDGSFEFNSEIDCRPTSPNIVQDYGDFLPDIPINPTSSTPSVSLLRSDAITPNLSPERDDVSPSIMAVRRSGSRTPDLPDDFYLSPNNSPSGQGATTTWSSDPSSMKSLEFTKEQELLVPPPTDPYEAFRLMIDDELLDLIVRETNANAIRVGNAQNVKQNSRIKSWKDLTKEELLTFLGLLLHTGTIRLNRLSDYWKRHYLFNIPCFGQFMSRNRFLLILRCLHFTSVTSEEDRLNKIRPFMDHFNNKMKTIYCPGKELSLDESMVLWRGRLLFRQYIKNKRHKYGIKLYVLAEPDGTVLKFQVYAGANDETSGQGHSSKIVFKLLEERLDCGHHVYMDNYYNSYGLAVKLLDRQTYCTGTLRKNRKDNPVEIGSVSLEKGENKSLFLNGVHVGKWRDKRYVLYISTEHGSEMMETTSKRGSIVVKPMAIVHYNNFMSGVDLQDQMLAYYPVQRKTLRWYKKLFVHMLQMSLTNALHLYNTFSANDKLNLYDFRMKILEKLLPDPNDVNRRNVLKVKHELTKIEKTRTRVKTVGRVTKQTIEVVRKECKGCKSQKKRVQTIYECKQCEGSPGFCTKCFCLAHS